A single region of the Thermococcus zilligii AN1 genome encodes:
- a CDS encoding inorganic phosphate transporter → MLWLLASAFFMAWAIGANDSAKAVGTAVGSGIIGFKRAVLLIWVFVVAGATMDGSCVSSTVAGLARGMGETTIVLVLFSAASAVTLATLSGNPISTTQAIIGALVGASLALGLPVNWGVIFKIVLAWVVSPVVAGMLSIATYLAYRRVLNRIKHLGLLELTQRWMVFIAAAYASFNLGTNELANVVGLANGGFFSRVFLALSLGLGALTFSYGVIKTVGRDLAPLGPTSGFSAQMGASLAVTLANVMGIPVSSGQAIVGAIAGVSLYKGEPVNIKALMGILKGWVAAPLGAGLLAFLLIRLFSDL, encoded by the coding sequence ATGCTGTGGTTGCTCGCCAGTGCTTTCTTCATGGCCTGGGCAATAGGGGCCAACGACAGTGCAAAGGCGGTTGGAACCGCAGTTGGCTCCGGGATAATCGGCTTTAAGAGGGCAGTCCTGCTGATCTGGGTCTTCGTGGTAGCCGGGGCTACGATGGACGGTTCATGTGTATCGAGCACCGTCGCCGGGTTAGCCAGGGGTATGGGCGAAACTACAATAGTTCTCGTTCTCTTCAGCGCGGCCTCCGCCGTAACCCTTGCCACCCTGTCCGGTAATCCAATATCAACAACCCAGGCCATAATAGGGGCCCTCGTGGGGGCTTCCTTAGCGTTAGGTCTCCCCGTGAACTGGGGGGTGATCTTCAAAATAGTCCTGGCCTGGGTTGTATCCCCTGTGGTGGCGGGGATGCTCTCGATTGCAACATACCTTGCCTACAGAAGGGTTCTCAACAGAATAAAGCATTTGGGATTGCTGGAACTGACGCAGAGGTGGATGGTTTTCATCGCCGCGGCTTATGCCTCCTTTAACCTCGGAACGAACGAGCTGGCCAACGTTGTCGGCCTTGCAAACGGCGGATTTTTCAGTAGAGTCTTTTTGGCCCTCTCCCTCGGGCTTGGTGCCCTGACCTTCAGCTATGGGGTAATAAAAACCGTTGGAAGAGACCTCGCTCCCCTGGGCCCGACTTCGGGCTTTTCCGCCCAGATGGGCGCCTCGCTGGCGGTTACACTGGCCAACGTTATGGGAATCCCGGTCAGCTCGGGCCAGGCGATAGTGGGGGCGATAGCCGGTGTCAGTCTTTACAAGGGGGAACCGGTTAATATAAAGGCCCTGATGGGGATCCTGAAGGGCTGGGTAGCGGCTCCCCTTGGAGCTGGCCTCCTGGCTTTTCTCCTGATAAGGCTCTTCTCCGACCTTTGA
- a CDS encoding uracil-xanthine permease family protein — MENVEVFEKPVLKVGIEEKVEPAKAFVFGLQHVLAMFGATVTVPLVVGGAIGLSGDQIALMIQAVLLTMGIATLLQTTIGSRYPIVQGSSFAFIPGLISIGSSLGMAAVEGALLVGGLVEAAIGWLGIIGKVRKLFTPLVTGVTITLIGFSLADVAVKNFFNFYADPAGETLVKSSAVALITFLTTVFVALRARGSLKAMPVVVGVVIGYLISVPLGLTNFDLVRSLPVLGVPSVFPWGTPIFDVSAIVLLLFAFMVSIIESVGDYHAIATVTGSEITEKHIARGIGAEGLACSIAGLLGACGTTSYSENIGVVALTKIGSRHVVQVGAVILVFLSLLPRFAGILASMPAPVLGGLTLALYGMISVTGLRLIKERVEFTERNTLILAAALIAGLGAPQLPPEFLGHFPKLIASILESGMAVGALTAIILERVL; from the coding sequence ATGGAGAACGTCGAGGTGTTTGAAAAGCCGGTTTTGAAGGTTGGAATCGAGGAGAAGGTTGAACCCGCGAAGGCTTTCGTTTTTGGCCTTCAGCACGTTCTTGCGATGTTTGGAGCGACAGTGACAGTGCCGCTCGTTGTCGGCGGTGCCATAGGCCTAAGCGGCGACCAGATTGCCCTCATGATACAGGCGGTTCTGCTGACGATGGGCATAGCGACGCTGCTCCAGACGACGATAGGCTCCCGCTATCCGATAGTCCAGGGGTCGAGCTTTGCCTTCATACCCGGGCTTATATCCATAGGCTCTTCCCTCGGGATGGCCGCTGTTGAGGGGGCACTCCTCGTCGGCGGTCTGGTTGAGGCGGCAATAGGCTGGCTCGGGATAATAGGGAAGGTCAGGAAGCTCTTCACTCCCCTGGTTACGGGCGTGACGATAACCCTCATAGGCTTCAGCCTGGCAGACGTTGCTGTAAAGAACTTCTTCAACTTCTACGCCGACCCGGCCGGCGAGACACTCGTGAAGTCCAGTGCAGTAGCCCTGATAACCTTCCTCACAACCGTCTTCGTGGCGCTCAGGGCAAGGGGAAGCCTGAAGGCCATGCCCGTGGTGGTGGGTGTCGTGATTGGCTACCTTATCAGTGTCCCGCTCGGATTGACCAACTTCGACCTCGTGAGGAGCCTGCCGGTTCTCGGCGTGCCCTCCGTCTTCCCCTGGGGGACACCCATCTTCGATGTCAGCGCCATAGTCCTCCTCCTGTTTGCCTTCATGGTGAGCATCATCGAGAGCGTCGGCGATTATCACGCCATAGCTACGGTGACAGGTTCGGAGATAACAGAAAAACACATCGCAAGGGGCATAGGTGCGGAGGGCCTGGCCTGCTCAATAGCCGGCCTCCTTGGCGCCTGCGGGACGACGAGCTATTCGGAGAACATCGGCGTCGTTGCACTCACAAAGATCGGCAGCAGGCACGTGGTGCAGGTGGGCGCGGTGATACTGGTATTCCTCTCCCTCCTGCCGAGGTTCGCCGGGATACTCGCCTCCATGCCGGCCCCGGTCCTCGGCGGGCTGACGCTCGCCCTCTACGGCATGATAAGCGTCACGGGGCTGAGGCTGATAAAGGAGAGAGTGGAGTTCACCGAGAGGAACACGCTAATCCTGGCTGCAGCGCTTATAGCGGGCCTCGGGGCACCACAGCTCCCGCCGGAGTTCTTGGGGCACTTCCCGAAACTCATAGCGAGCATCCTTGAGTCGGGGATGGCCGTTGGAGCCCTGACGGCGATAATCCTCGAGAGGGTCCTCTGA
- the uppS gene encoding polyprenyl diphosphate synthase, producing MLYRLISKLPPVIFKPAYDFYESYLLEKVKSGEIPKHVAIIMDGNRRWARKIEKPPWYGHLFGSNKLEEILEWCRDLGIRTLTAYAFSTENFKRSPEEVNALMNLFEQKFKELVKDERVHRYGIRVNVIGRKDLLPENVRKAAEEAERVTKKYNNYTLNLAIAYGGRSEITDAVREIVQEALEGRIRPDEIDEDLIKRYLYHPNMPDPDIVIRTGGEVRISNFLLYQIAYSELFFVDVYFPEFRKIDFLRIIREYQKRQRRFGK from the coding sequence ATGCTGTACCGTTTAATTTCTAAGCTTCCGCCCGTTATTTTTAAACCGGCCTATGACTTCTACGAGTCCTATTTACTTGAGAAGGTCAAATCAGGCGAGATCCCTAAGCACGTGGCCATAATCATGGACGGAAACAGGAGATGGGCCAGAAAAATAGAAAAACCTCCCTGGTACGGCCACCTTTTTGGTTCAAACAAACTGGAAGAGATACTGGAGTGGTGCAGAGACCTGGGTATAAGGACTCTTACAGCCTATGCTTTCTCTACAGAGAACTTCAAACGCTCCCCGGAGGAAGTTAACGCCCTCATGAACCTCTTTGAGCAGAAGTTTAAGGAACTCGTCAAAGACGAGAGGGTGCACAGGTATGGCATCAGGGTGAACGTGATCGGCAGAAAAGACCTCCTGCCGGAGAACGTGAGGAAAGCGGCCGAAGAAGCGGAAAGGGTTACCAAAAAATACAACAATTACACCCTCAACCTGGCAATAGCCTACGGGGGAAGGAGCGAGATAACCGACGCCGTTAGGGAGATCGTCCAGGAGGCGCTGGAGGGGAGGATACGCCCGGACGAAATAGACGAAGACCTGATAAAGCGCTACCTCTACCACCCAAACATGCCCGACCCAGATATCGTTATCCGAACCGGGGGAGAAGTGAGGATAAGCAACTTCCTCCTGTACCAGATAGCCTACAGTGAGCTCTTCTTCGTCGACGTCTACTTCCCCGAGTTCAGGAAGATAGATTTCCTGAGGATAATAAGGGAGTACCAGAAGAGGCAGAGGAGGTTCGGGAAATAA
- a CDS encoding NADH-quinone oxidoreductase subunit D, with translation MTSQEELVMEARANGMELLPLEKDTYELFFGPQHMATENYSLILKMDGNRVVKAIANPGFLHRGFEKLAEYRPWYTNIALLLRICVPEPDVPEAIYSMAVDELMGWEVPERAQWIRTTVLEMARVSAYLFWIMGLSFKLGVYTTGQWAAAYRERFMALFEQLTGARVYHIYTIPGGVRRDIPGDRWLRELRDTVEYLKGKLRDFDNVLFENYVTYKRLEGIGVMDRKFALEEGVTGPNLRATGVPYDVRRVDPYLLYPELDFEVPVLREGDALARALIRRFELEQDLYILEQLLDMGPPGGPYKVDHPGLKSLPRFKVPAGDAFAHVEATKGDFGAYVVSDGNNKPYRVQIRGPSIAHGIRVIEQLLVGARLADVPVILMSLDNCPPDIDR, from the coding sequence ATGACCTCACAGGAAGAGCTCGTTATGGAAGCGAGGGCCAACGGGATGGAGCTTCTCCCACTGGAGAAGGACACCTACGAGCTGTTCTTCGGGCCACAGCACATGGCCACCGAGAACTACAGCCTGATCCTCAAAATGGACGGCAACAGGGTCGTTAAGGCCATAGCCAACCCGGGGTTCCTCCACAGGGGCTTTGAAAAGCTCGCGGAATACAGGCCCTGGTATACGAACATAGCCCTCCTCCTCAGAATATGCGTCCCGGAGCCAGACGTCCCGGAAGCGATATACTCAATGGCCGTTGATGAACTCATGGGGTGGGAGGTCCCCGAGAGGGCCCAGTGGATTAGAACAACAGTGCTGGAGATGGCGAGGGTTAGCGCCTACCTCTTCTGGATCATGGGACTGAGCTTTAAGCTCGGTGTTTACACCACCGGACAGTGGGCCGCCGCCTATAGGGAGAGGTTCATGGCACTCTTCGAACAGCTCACCGGAGCAAGGGTCTACCACATCTACACCATCCCTGGGGGAGTAAGGAGGGACATACCGGGCGACAGGTGGCTCAGGGAGCTCAGGGACACCGTCGAGTACCTGAAGGGCAAGCTCAGGGACTTCGATAACGTACTCTTCGAGAACTACGTCACCTACAAGAGGCTTGAGGGTATAGGCGTCATGGACAGGAAGTTCGCCCTTGAGGAGGGCGTAACCGGACCAAACCTCAGGGCCACGGGCGTCCCCTACGACGTCAGGCGCGTTGACCCGTACCTCCTCTATCCCGAGCTCGACTTCGAGGTTCCGGTTCTCAGGGAAGGCGACGCCCTCGCGAGGGCCCTCATAAGGCGCTTCGAGCTCGAGCAGGACCTCTACATACTCGAGCAGCTCCTCGACATGGGGCCGCCGGGCGGGCCCTACAAGGTGGACCACCCGGGCCTCAAGTCCCTTCCGAGGTTCAAGGTTCCCGCGGGGGATGCCTTCGCCCACGTCGAGGCCACGAAGGGCGACTTTGGTGCCTACGTAGTCAGCGATGGCAACAACAAGCCCTACAGGGTCCAGATAAGGGGGCCGAGCATAGCCCACGGTATCAGGGTCATAGAGCAGTTGCTCGTTGGCGCGAGACTCGCCGATGTGCCCGTCATATTGATGAGCCTTGACAACTGCCCGCCCGACATAGACAGGTGA
- the tgtA gene encoding tRNA guanosine(15) transglycosylase TgtA gives MTDFRFEVKARDAAGRIGKLTVNGKTIETPNIMPVINPKQLVVTPKELREMGFGMVITNSYIIYRTPELRERALEVGIHKLLDYDGIIEVDSGSFQLLRYGDVDVTNREIVQFQHEIGVDIGTFLDIPTPPDAPREKAEEDLRITLERAKEAEEIKGIAMNAAVQGSTYPDLRTYAAKKLSEMNFEIHPIGAVVPLMEGYRYRDLVDVVIASKQGLRPDRPVHLFGAGHPMVFALAVAMGIDLFDSASYALYAKDDRYLTPEGTKRLEELEYFPCSCPVCSRYTPQELREMPKEERTRLLAIHNLWVIREELNRVKQAIKEGTLWELVDERARGHPKLFAAYKRLLEYREYLEKNEPVTKASAFFKVSEESLRWPMAMRAKERAERVKSKFPETMEHPIFGGVPKYLSLSYPFAQSEGEEDFTIEKPGEDEARNYIMAIAEYQFGEGAGEAFKDASVELSRKTGMPRQISAEGKHLATFRAEDGLLTLGIEGARRLHALLPFPRMRVVVSDDAEPFAREGRNVFAKFVVDADPEIRPYDEVLVVNGRDELLATGQTLLNGEELKVFQSGLAVKVRRGVGKS, from the coding sequence ATGACCGACTTCAGGTTTGAGGTTAAAGCAAGAGACGCGGCTGGAAGAATTGGAAAGCTGACCGTTAACGGGAAAACGATAGAGACTCCAAACATAATGCCGGTCATAAATCCAAAGCAGCTCGTAGTAACTCCAAAGGAGCTCAGGGAGATGGGCTTTGGGATGGTCATCACGAACTCTTACATCATCTACAGGACGCCCGAGCTGAGGGAGAGGGCGCTTGAGGTCGGGATCCATAAGCTGCTCGACTACGATGGCATAATTGAGGTCGATTCGGGCTCTTTCCAGCTTTTGCGCTACGGCGACGTTGATGTCACCAACCGCGAGATAGTCCAGTTCCAGCACGAGATAGGCGTTGACATAGGCACTTTCCTTGACATACCAACCCCGCCGGACGCCCCGCGGGAGAAGGCAGAGGAAGACCTCAGGATAACGCTGGAGAGGGCGAAGGAGGCGGAAGAGATAAAGGGAATAGCGATGAACGCGGCAGTCCAGGGCTCCACCTACCCCGACCTGAGAACCTATGCCGCTAAAAAGCTGAGCGAGATGAACTTTGAGATACACCCCATCGGTGCCGTCGTCCCGCTGATGGAGGGCTACCGCTACAGGGACTTAGTTGATGTCGTCATAGCTTCAAAGCAGGGGCTTAGGCCCGACAGGCCCGTCCACCTCTTCGGCGCTGGCCATCCCATGGTTTTCGCGCTGGCGGTGGCGATGGGAATAGACCTCTTCGATTCTGCCAGCTACGCCCTCTACGCCAAGGACGACCGCTATCTGACGCCAGAAGGCACAAAAAGGCTCGAGGAGCTTGAGTACTTCCCCTGCTCCTGCCCCGTTTGCTCGCGCTACACTCCGCAGGAGCTCCGCGAGATGCCGAAGGAGGAGAGGACGAGGCTTTTGGCCATCCACAACCTCTGGGTGATCAGGGAGGAGCTCAACAGGGTAAAGCAGGCCATAAAGGAGGGGACCCTCTGGGAGCTGGTGGACGAGAGGGCGAGGGGCCATCCGAAGCTCTTCGCCGCCTACAAGCGCTTGCTTGAGTACAGGGAATACCTCGAGAAGAACGAGCCGGTAACCAAGGCCTCCGCTTTCTTCAAGGTGAGCGAGGAATCCCTAAGGTGGCCGATGGCAATGAGGGCGAAGGAGAGGGCGGAGCGCGTTAAGAGTAAGTTCCCCGAGACGATGGAGCACCCGATATTCGGCGGGGTTCCGAAGTACTTAAGCCTGAGCTATCCCTTCGCCCAGAGCGAGGGTGAAGAGGACTTCACGATAGAAAAGCCAGGGGAGGACGAAGCGAGGAACTACATAATGGCCATCGCCGAGTACCAGTTCGGGGAAGGAGCGGGCGAAGCCTTCAAAGACGCCTCCGTTGAGCTCTCAAGGAAGACGGGCATGCCGAGGCAGATAAGCGCCGAAGGCAAGCACCTCGCCACCTTTAGGGCAGAGGATGGCTTATTGACGCTTGGAATAGAGGGGGCAAGAAGGCTTCATGCGCTCCTCCCATTCCCGAGGATGCGCGTTGTTGTCAGCGATGATGCGGAGCCCTTCGCGAGGGAGGGGCGGAACGTCTTCGCCAAGTTTGTCGTAGATGCCGACCCGGAGATAAGGCCCTACGACGAGGTTCTGGTGGTGAACGGGAGGGACGAGCTCCTCGCGACGGGCCAGACGCTCCTCAACGGCGAGGAGCTTAAGGTCTTCCAGAGCGGGCTGGCGGTGAAGGTGAGGAGGGGGGTGGGGAAGTCATAA
- a CDS encoding NADH-quinone oxidoreductase subunit C, with the protein MSMGEEIVSTLLEKAPYAEGKVRRERRLEFRVPADRIVDFLRTAKAHGFELLLQITAVDWPKEGEIELVYQLFSVSHGTHAMVKTRVPRDNARISSVMDVYPVAETYERDAHEFYRVIFEGNPKLSMPWILEEEDREAGVSHRKDFDMLSYVKKKYKILDRFDEDKENYVI; encoded by the coding sequence ATGAGCATGGGAGAGGAAATCGTGAGCACGCTCCTTGAGAAGGCCCCCTACGCGGAGGGGAAGGTCAGAAGGGAGAGGAGGCTTGAGTTCAGGGTTCCGGCCGACAGGATAGTGGACTTCCTCCGCACGGCGAAGGCCCACGGCTTTGAGCTCCTCCTCCAGATAACCGCGGTCGACTGGCCTAAAGAGGGCGAGATAGAGCTCGTTTACCAGCTCTTCAGCGTAAGCCACGGCACCCACGCCATGGTCAAGACGAGGGTTCCCAGGGACAATGCGAGGATCTCGAGTGTCATGGATGTTTATCCCGTCGCGGAGACCTACGAGAGGGACGCGCACGAGTTCTACAGGGTCATCTTCGAGGGCAACCCCAAGCTGTCCATGCCCTGGATACTCGAAGAGGAAGACAGGGAAGCCGGCGTTTCCCACAGGAAGGACTTCGACATGCTCTCCTACGTGAAGAAGAAGTACAAGATCCTCGACAGGTTTGATGAGGATAAGGAGAACTACGTGATATGA
- a CDS encoding leucine/methionine racemase has translation MEYPYGRDEVIERYSRYISRASHVTYAPIVPYKARNALVWDVEGREYIDFLGDAAVQNVGHNNPRVVEAVKRTADRLLHFTFIYGFPVEPLLLAEKLSEIAPVESPKVAFGLSGSDANDGAIKFARAYTGRRAVISYLRSYYGSTYGAMSVTGLDFEVRSRVGQLSEVHFIPYPNCYRCPFGRGPGRCRMECLEYLREKFEGEVYAEGVALLLAEPIQGDAGMVVPPEDYFRRLKKILEEHGILLAVDEVQSGLGRTGKWFAIEHFGVEPDIITLAKPLGGGLPISAVIGRAEIMDSLPPLGHAFTMSGNPVASAAALAVIEEIEERNLLERAERLGERAKNRLEGMKRRHELIGDVRGLGLMLGVDLVKDRETKDRAYDEAKKVVWRAYELGLIVAFLQGNVLRIEPPLTIEEELLDEGLNRLEEAIEDVEDGKVPDSVLEKVQGW, from the coding sequence ATGGAGTATCCCTATGGGAGGGACGAGGTTATTGAGCGGTACTCCCGCTACATTTCAAGGGCCTCGCATGTTACCTATGCCCCGATAGTACCCTACAAAGCCCGGAACGCCCTCGTATGGGACGTTGAGGGGAGGGAGTACATAGACTTCCTGGGCGATGCCGCCGTTCAGAACGTCGGTCATAACAACCCGCGCGTGGTTGAGGCCGTGAAGAGAACCGCGGACAGGCTTCTGCACTTTACCTTCATCTACGGTTTTCCGGTAGAGCCGCTCCTCCTGGCTGAGAAGCTCTCGGAGATAGCACCCGTAGAAAGCCCAAAGGTTGCCTTTGGTCTGAGCGGGAGTGACGCCAACGACGGTGCCATAAAGTTCGCGAGGGCCTACACCGGCAGGAGGGCGGTAATCAGCTACCTGAGGAGCTACTACGGTTCAACCTACGGTGCGATGAGCGTCACCGGCCTCGACTTTGAAGTGCGCTCCAGGGTAGGTCAGCTCAGCGAGGTGCACTTCATCCCCTACCCCAACTGCTACCGCTGTCCCTTTGGCAGGGGACCCGGGAGGTGCAGGATGGAGTGTTTGGAATACCTCAGGGAGAAGTTTGAAGGGGAAGTCTACGCCGAAGGTGTGGCTTTGCTCCTAGCGGAGCCGATACAGGGGGATGCGGGCATGGTCGTCCCCCCGGAGGACTACTTCAGGAGGCTGAAGAAAATCTTAGAGGAGCACGGTATCCTCTTAGCTGTGGATGAGGTCCAGAGCGGTCTCGGAAGGACTGGAAAATGGTTTGCAATAGAGCACTTTGGAGTTGAGCCCGACATAATAACCCTGGCCAAGCCCCTCGGCGGTGGGTTGCCCATAAGCGCGGTAATTGGCAGGGCCGAGATAATGGACTCGCTACCGCCCCTCGGTCACGCCTTCACCATGAGCGGGAACCCGGTGGCGAGCGCCGCGGCCCTGGCGGTTATCGAGGAAATCGAGGAGCGGAACCTTTTAGAGCGCGCCGAAAGGCTCGGCGAGAGGGCCAAAAACAGGCTCGAGGGGATGAAGAGGAGGCACGAGCTCATCGGCGACGTTAGGGGACTCGGATTGATGCTCGGCGTTGACCTTGTGAAGGACAGGGAGACCAAGGATAGGGCCTACGACGAGGCCAAGAAGGTGGTCTGGAGGGCCTACGAGCTGGGCCTCATAGTCGCCTTCCTGCAGGGCAACGTCCTGAGGATTGAGCCCCCGCTGACGATAGAGGAGGAATTACTCGATGAGGGCCTCAACAGGCTCGAGGAGGCAATAGAAGACGTCGAGGATGGGAAAGTCCCGGACAGCGTTCTGGAGAAGGTCCAGGGCTGGTGA
- a CDS encoding gamma carbonic anhydrase family protein, which produces MAIYSLGDKKPKIHETAYIDESATVIGDVVLEENTSVWPSAVLRGDIEQIYIGCCSNVQDNVSIHTSHGLPTRIGRYVTIGHNAVVHGASIGDYTIIGMGAVILDGAKIGKHVIIGAGALVPPGKEIPDYSLVVGVPGKVVRQLSEEEIGWTKKNAEIYMELARLHREKRRRL; this is translated from the coding sequence ATGGCGATATACTCCTTAGGCGATAAAAAGCCTAAGATACACGAGACGGCTTACATTGATGAGAGCGCAACCGTCATTGGTGACGTCGTTCTCGAGGAGAACACCAGCGTCTGGCCCTCCGCGGTTCTGAGAGGGGACATAGAGCAGATTTACATCGGCTGCTGCTCCAACGTGCAAGATAATGTAAGCATACACACCTCCCACGGCCTTCCGACGAGGATTGGCAGGTACGTGACGATAGGCCACAACGCCGTCGTCCACGGGGCGAGCATCGGGGACTACACCATCATAGGCATGGGCGCGGTGATCCTCGACGGGGCGAAGATAGGTAAGCACGTCATCATAGGGGCGGGGGCGCTCGTTCCACCGGGCAAGGAGATACCGGACTACAGCCTCGTCGTCGGCGTTCCCGGAAAAGTCGTTAGGCAGCTCAGCGAGGAAGAAATCGGGTGGACGAAGAAGAACGCTGAAATCTACATGGAGCTGGCCAGGCTGCACCGGGAAAAGAGAAGAAGGCTGTGA
- the hjc gene encoding Holliday junction resolvase Hjc, with translation MRYRRGASAERELIKALEENGFAVVRSAGSKKVDVIAGNGKLYLCIEVKSTRSDRVYLGEEDIRKLAEFSRRFGGRAVLAVKFISRGWRFFDVDELVKSGKNGVKYSNSGMTLEELLGVQRNLLEVLKNEGG, from the coding sequence ATGAGGTACAGAAGGGGAGCGAGCGCTGAAAGGGAGCTGATAAAAGCCCTCGAGGAGAATGGCTTCGCGGTTGTTAGATCAGCTGGAAGCAAGAAAGTTGACGTGATCGCGGGCAACGGAAAGCTCTACCTCTGCATCGAGGTCAAGAGTACCCGCTCAGACAGGGTTTACCTCGGTGAGGAAGACATCAGAAAACTTGCCGAGTTCTCCAGAAGATTCGGTGGAAGGGCCGTCCTGGCCGTCAAGTTCATAAGTCGGGGATGGCGCTTTTTTGATGTGGACGAACTTGTAAAATCCGGAAAAAACGGGGTAAAGTACTCAAACAGCGGAATGACCCTTGAAGAACTTCTGGGTGTCCAGAGAAACCTGCTGGAGGTGTTGAAGAATGAAGGCGGTTAG
- the nuoI gene encoding NADH-quinone oxidoreductase subunit NuoI: MEEVTFKIAQESKVRKKPSFIKPWLGLKYLFKKPVTIKIPYEMTEPAKDYRGFHTLNWKTCIGCNMCGQICPARAIEMTWIEGEKRPHPKIDYGRCTFCQFCVEVCPTGALGFVESYMLTTEWKEEELQLFDWVPIPPEKFREIQEARRDWKFPVERMEFNKETGEVTYHLRDGTEFRFRILGYGLKPPAAKPAENKEAEKSAEKQE, from the coding sequence ATGGAGGAGGTTACCTTTAAGATCGCCCAGGAGAGTAAGGTCAGGAAGAAGCCGTCGTTCATCAAGCCCTGGCTGGGCCTCAAGTACCTCTTCAAGAAGCCAGTCACGATAAAGATACCCTACGAGATGACAGAGCCGGCGAAGGACTACAGGGGCTTCCACACACTCAACTGGAAGACCTGCATAGGCTGCAACATGTGCGGGCAGATATGTCCGGCCAGGGCAATAGAGATGACGTGGATAGAGGGGGAGAAGAGACCTCACCCAAAGATAGACTACGGAAGGTGCACGTTCTGCCAGTTCTGCGTTGAGGTCTGCCCGACGGGAGCCCTCGGCTTCGTTGAGAGCTACATGCTCACGACGGAGTGGAAGGAGGAGGAGCTCCAGCTCTTTGACTGGGTGCCCATTCCCCCGGAGAAGTTCAGGGAGATACAGGAAGCCCGCAGAGACTGGAAGTTCCCCGTGGAGAGGATGGAGTTCAACAAAGAGACCGGGGAGGTAACCTACCACCTCAGGGACGGAACGGAGTTCAGGTTCAGGATCTTAGGCTACGGCCTCAAACCTCCCGCTGCCAAGCCAGCCGAAAATAAAGAAGCGGAGAAGTCAGCCGAGAAGCAGGAGTGA
- the hmgA gene encoding hydroxymethylglutaryl-CoA reductase (NADPH), protein MEFEELVEKVASGEIKLHQVEEYTNGDKKLATEIRRKALEKKLGVKLDNIGHYSLDPNQLIGKNIENMIGVVQIPMGVAGPLKINGEYARGEFYIPLATTEGALVASVNRGCSALTEAGGVKTTIIDDKMTRAPLLKCPDARKAREVAEWVKNNLDYLQEKAVSKITRHGKLRGVKPFIVGNNLYLRFEFETGDAMGMNMVTITSEEIMNVIEEEFPEVKYLALSGNLCVDKKPNALNFIEGRGKTVIAEAVIPREIVEKKLKTTPELIAEVNYRKNLIGSAQAGSYGFNAHFGNIVGAIFLATGQDEAQVTEGSHGITLAEVTPEGDLYISVTMPSLEIGTVGGGTRVPTQREALSIMGVAGGGDPPGSNAKKFAEIVAGAVLAGELSLLAAIAAKHLAKAHKELGR, encoded by the coding sequence ATGGAGTTTGAGGAGCTGGTTGAGAAAGTTGCAAGCGGTGAAATAAAGCTCCACCAGGTGGAAGAGTACACCAACGGCGACAAGAAGCTCGCAACTGAAATAAGGAGGAAGGCCCTTGAGAAGAAGCTCGGGGTAAAGCTTGACAACATCGGGCACTATTCCCTTGACCCAAACCAGCTCATAGGGAAGAACATCGAGAACATGATAGGCGTCGTTCAAATACCGATGGGCGTTGCGGGGCCGCTGAAGATAAACGGGGAGTACGCCAGGGGAGAATTCTACATTCCGCTTGCCACAACTGAAGGAGCGCTCGTCGCGAGTGTGAACCGTGGCTGTTCCGCTTTAACTGAGGCCGGTGGTGTTAAAACGACCATAATTGATGACAAAATGACGCGTGCGCCACTCCTCAAGTGCCCCGACGCCAGGAAGGCAAGGGAAGTGGCTGAGTGGGTTAAGAACAACCTCGACTACCTCCAGGAGAAGGCGGTAAGCAAAATTACCCGGCACGGAAAGCTCCGTGGCGTTAAGCCTTTCATAGTCGGCAACAACCTCTACCTCCGCTTTGAATTCGAGACCGGAGATGCGATGGGCATGAACATGGTGACGATAACGAGCGAGGAGATAATGAACGTCATCGAGGAGGAGTTCCCGGAGGTTAAGTATTTAGCCCTCTCGGGCAACCTCTGCGTTGATAAGAAGCCCAACGCCCTCAACTTCATCGAGGGCAGGGGCAAGACGGTAATAGCTGAGGCCGTGATTCCAAGGGAGATAGTCGAGAAGAAGCTCAAGACAACGCCGGAACTCATAGCGGAGGTCAATTACCGGAAGAACCTCATCGGCTCGGCCCAGGCCGGTTCCTACGGCTTCAACGCCCACTTCGGTAACATAGTTGGGGCCATCTTCTTGGCTACGGGCCAGGACGAGGCCCAGGTTACTGAAGGCTCCCACGGCATAACTTTAGCAGAAGTTACCCCCGAGGGGGACTTATACATAAGCGTAACCATGCCGAGCCTCGAGATAGGAACGGTAGGCGGTGGAACGAGGGTCCCAACGCAGAGGGAAGCTCTGAGCATTATGGGTGTCGCCGGGGGCGGAGACCCGCCCGGAAGCAACGCTAAGAAGTTCGCCGAGATAGTTGCGGGTGCAGTCTTAGCTGGAGAACTCTCGCTCCTCGCGGCGATAGCGGCGAAACACCTGGCTAAGGCCCACAAGGAACTCGGGCGTTAA